A region of Salvelinus alpinus chromosome 24, SLU_Salpinus.1, whole genome shotgun sequence DNA encodes the following proteins:
- the LOC139552294 gene encoding surfeit locus protein 2-like, with protein MDLPADIKVFLLNHPFLEFTDDGKKIKCTLNGHDCPCNLTELQNFTKGKKYQKLSSTAEFNYGQYEPHVVPSSKQPNHLFCKLTLRHINRLPHQVLRHVNGKRFQKAKKKYEVCVQQGVEYIPASLRQKKPRDRDGERGRNTHRGNTQRGNGAWAPDSSDEGGSDSEDSMSDLYPSSLFSLQKETEEGMEAEKEDDFKTDDDEEMEVDKQAPQKRKKVQSGGFQKKFKNHNLKRKGLKTNVKVKNVK; from the exons ATGGACCTACCTGCAGATATCAAAGTGTTCCTTCTGAATCACCCATTTCTTGAATTTACGGATGACGGTAAAAAG ATTAAATGCACACTCAATGGACATGATTGTCCTTGCAACCTCACAGAGCTCCAGAACTTCACGAAAGGGAAGAAATATCAGAAACTAAGTTCTACCGCAGAGTTCAACTATGGTCAATATGAACCTCATGTTGTGCCCAGCTCGAAGCAACC CAATCATCTCTTCTGCAAGTTAACACTCAGACATATCAATCGCCTGCCACACCAGGTCTTACGGCATGTCAATGGCAAGCGGTTCCAAAAAGCAAAGAAGAAAT ATGAAGTGTGTGTACAACAGGGAGTGGAGTACATTCCAGCCAGCCTCCGACAGAAGAAGCCCAGagatagagatggggagagggggcgCAACACCCATCGGGGGAATACCCAGCGAGGGAATGGAGCGTGGGCTCCTGACTCCAGCGACGAGGGTGGCAGCGACTCCGAGGACAGCATGAGTGACCTGTACCCAT CCTCTTTATTTTCTCTGCAAAAAGAGACTGAGGAGGGTATGGAGGCGGAAAAAGAGGATGACTTTAAAACGGATGACGATGAGGAGATGGAAGTTGATAAACAGGCGCCACAGAAACGCAAAAAG GTTCAGTCTGGTGGTTTCCAGAAGAAATTCAAGAATCATAACTTGAAAAGAAAAGGTTTAAAGACCAATGtgaaagtaaaaaatgtaaaataa
- the bbln gene encoding bublin coiled-coil protein isoform X2 has protein sequence MSGPNGDPNIPSDDGIIEDEDEFNEEEYAAINTMLDQINSCLDDLEERNDSLNGKLHELLESNRQARQEFRVQLTTATPPGEEQLFPDQDSPATEGEKCGEAE, from the exons ATGTCTGGACCAAATGGAGATCCTAACATCCCAAGTGACGATGGCATCATTGAGGATGAAGATGAATTCAACGAAGAAG AGTATGCAGCCATCAACACTATGCTGGATCAGATCAACTCCTGCCTGGATGACCTGGAGGAACGCAACGACTCACTGAATGGCAAACTACATGAACTGTTGGAGTCTAACCGGCAGGCCAGGCAGGAGTTCAGAGTTCAGCTGACCACTGCTACACCCCCAGGAGAGGAGCAACTGTTCCCAGACCAGGATTCTCCAGCCACTGAAGGGGAGAAGTGCggagaggcagagtga
- the bbln gene encoding bublin coiled-coil protein isoform X1: MSGPNGDPNIPSDDGIIEDEDEFNEEGNTEYAAINTMLDQINSCLDDLEERNDSLNGKLHELLESNRQARQEFRVQLTTATPPGEEQLFPDQDSPATEGEKCGEAE; the protein is encoded by the exons ATGTCTGGACCAAATGGAGATCCTAACATCCCAAGTGACGATGGCATCATTGAGGATGAAGATGAATTCAACGAAGAAGGTAATACTG AGTATGCAGCCATCAACACTATGCTGGATCAGATCAACTCCTGCCTGGATGACCTGGAGGAACGCAACGACTCACTGAATGGCAAACTACATGAACTGTTGGAGTCTAACCGGCAGGCCAGGCAGGAGTTCAGAGTTCAGCTGACCACTGCTACACCCCCAGGAGAGGAGCAACTGTTCCCAGACCAGGATTCTCCAGCCACTGAAGGGGAGAAGTGCggagaggcagagtga
- the bbln gene encoding bublin coiled-coil protein isoform X4: protein MSGPNGDPNIPSDDGIIEDEDEFNEEAINTMLDQINSCLDDLEERNDSLNGKLHELLESNRQARQEFRVQLTTATPPGEEQLFPDQDSPATEGEKCGEAE, encoded by the exons ATGTCTGGACCAAATGGAGATCCTAACATCCCAAGTGACGATGGCATCATTGAGGATGAAGATGAATTCAACGAAGAAG CCATCAACACTATGCTGGATCAGATCAACTCCTGCCTGGATGACCTGGAGGAACGCAACGACTCACTGAATGGCAAACTACATGAACTGTTGGAGTCTAACCGGCAGGCCAGGCAGGAGTTCAGAGTTCAGCTGACCACTGCTACACCCCCAGGAGAGGAGCAACTGTTCCCAGACCAGGATTCTCCAGCCACTGAAGGGGAGAAGTGCggagaggcagagtga
- the bbln gene encoding bublin coiled-coil protein isoform X3: MSGPNGDPNIPSDDGIIEDEDEFNEEGNTAINTMLDQINSCLDDLEERNDSLNGKLHELLESNRQARQEFRVQLTTATPPGEEQLFPDQDSPATEGEKCGEAE; this comes from the exons ATGTCTGGACCAAATGGAGATCCTAACATCCCAAGTGACGATGGCATCATTGAGGATGAAGATGAATTCAACGAAGAAGGTAATACTG CCATCAACACTATGCTGGATCAGATCAACTCCTGCCTGGATGACCTGGAGGAACGCAACGACTCACTGAATGGCAAACTACATGAACTGTTGGAGTCTAACCGGCAGGCCAGGCAGGAGTTCAGAGTTCAGCTGACCACTGCTACACCCCCAGGAGAGGAGCAACTGTTCCCAGACCAGGATTCTCCAGCCACTGAAGGGGAGAAGTGCggagaggcagagtga
- the ciz1a gene encoding cdkn1a interacting zinc finger protein 1a, whose amino-acid sequence MFNPHHHQQHQQQQQFHHHLRQLQQLFQHQPPPPPPPPQPQPSHHVPHHHQRGRAMAGPGPAPPPPRMVNLAAQATIIAPNPMLQGALMMQQMQGSMRGFTASGQQFTQFFAAGSRSSLLGPVPMGMSMKNPHMGFPARHYHPHTRYYNNNNNNNNDYASRYPDRKREQRAVGSTDNQPAASRTLPNDKTLKDGGVGRPDGQARPSVQPEPKEPALKKQRTEGSEETVEQPPETDGVLGAAVHQSPPDDSQLEDCFILEEDGSTAGPEALEESRAAKVQSGVSAMPASEQLSGERQAFTPGLKDMAEGKAASGVLEGGQEEGKEGGDAANKFYCYICTITCHNQQDFQSHMNSLVHQQRMMEIQHMSSACLVTLMPRVQESLQGGRRDSSFRDGEKRPGLQRWCATCQIHYTSTVMVHRRTSQHKLTSRTSNPSCTVCKRHFRSPCLFLEHMQSQEHKQRVDELREERGPAALAELVAMDEQGCFVDDGEEEEGEEEDGEDGEQSSSHGKEGWPTQMEVALLEDIDEDEEYDPDTVYGSSFVVPVAGFLCRICQHFYHFESSARHSHCKSLKHFENLKKYRALRSQTDGTLEPTPVDGDAGCDSNHSLPSEVLGSPALLPPTTTLRPSQPCPQPQDNTPSASSLSQQHLATTSTPTTSSTRGTLGQATPEQQSLAGPEDKEEEPTLDLGPVTEDTEEEPVTGETEEEAAAQEEKLGDGNAKEGSKRRSGRTTQRR is encoded by the exons ATGTTTAACCCACATCACCACCAACAGCACCAACAACAGCAACAGTTTCACCATCATCTGCGGCAGCTTCAGCAACTGTTCCAGCACCAGCCCCCCCCTCCACCGCCTCCACCGCAACCCCAACCATCGCACCATGTTCCACATCACCACCAAAGAGGACG GGCCATGGCTGGACCAGGCcctgctcctccacctcctcgTATGGTCAACCTGGCTGCCCAGGCCACCATCATCGCCCCCAACCCAATGTTACAAGGGGCTCTAATGATGCAGCAGATGCAAG GTAGCATGCGGGGCTTTACAGCGAGCGGGCAGCAGTTCACCCAGTTCTTTGCTGCGGGGTCCCGGTCCTCTCTCCTGGGGCCTGTACCCATGGGCATGTCCATGAAGAACCCCCACATGGGCTTCCCTGCCCGACACTACCATCCCCACACCcgctactacaacaacaacaacaacaacaacaat GACTATGCTTCACGGTACCCGGATAGAAAGAGGGAGCAGAGAGCCGTGGGGAGCACAGATAACCAACCTGCAGCCAGCAGGACCCTGCCCAATGACAAGACTCTCAAAG ATGGAGGAGTGGGAAGGCCAGATGGACAGGCACGGCCCTCAGTGCAACCTGAGCCCAAGGAGCCAGCACTGAAGAAGCAGAGGACAGAGGG GTCAGAGGAGACTGTGGAGCAGCCTCCGGAGACAGATGGGGTCCTAGGTGCAGCAGTGCATCAAAGCCCACCAGATGACAGCCAGCTTGAAG ACTGTTTCATTCTGGAGGAGGACGGGAGCACGGCTGGTCCAGAGGCACTAGAGGAAAGCAGAGCAGCCAAG GTCCAGAGTGGAGTGTCGGCCATGCCAGCCTCTGAGCAACTGAGTGGTGAGCGCCAGGCATTTACACCGGGCCTAAAGGATATGGCAGAGGGCAAGGCTGCCTCAGGGGTATTGGAAGGAGGGCAGGAAGAGGGCAAGGAGGGGGGTGATGCTGCAAACAAGTTCTATTGCTACATCTGCACTATCACCTGTCACAACCAGCAG GACTTCCAGAGTCACATGAACAGCCTGGTCCACCAGCAGAGGATGATGGAGATCCAACACATGTCCAGTGCCTGTCTGGTCACCTTGATGCCCCGCGTCCAGGAGTCACTGCAGGGAGGCCGCAGGGACAGCTCCTTCAGGGACGG agagaagagacccGGCCTGCAGCGTTGGTGTGCCACCTGCCAAATCCACTACACCAGTACAGTCATGGTGCACCGCAGGACCAGTCAGCACAAGCTGACCAGCCGCACCTCCAACCCCTCCTGTACCGTCTGCAAGAGGCACTTCAGGAGCCCATGCCTGTTCCTGGAGCACATGCAGTCCCAGGAGCACAAGCAGAGAGTCGACGAG CTTCGGGAGGAGAGAGGGCCAGCGGCCTTAGCTGAACTGGTTGCCATGGACGAACAGGGCTGTTTTGTAGATgacggagaagaggaggagggggaggaagaggacggAGAAGATGGTGAACAAAGCAGCTCCCATGGAAAG GAGGGCTGGCCTACCCAGATGGAGGTGGCTTTACTGGAGGACATAGATGAAGATGAGGAATATGACCCTGACACGGTGTACG GTTCTAGCTTTGTGGTTCCCGTGGCTGGGTTCCTCTGTAGAATCTGCCAGCACTTCTACCATTTTGAGTCTTCAGCCCGCCACTCGCACTGCAAGTCACTCAAACACTTTGAGAACCTCAAG AAGTACAGGGCCTTGCGTAGCCAGACGGATGGGACATTGGAACCTACTCCCGTGGATGGAGATGCAGGGTGTGACAGTAACCACAGCCTGCCTTCAGAGGTCCTCGGCAGCCCTGCCTTACTGCCGCCCACCACCACGCTGAGGCCCTCTCAGCCCTGCCCTCAACCCCAGGACAACACTCCCTCAGCCTCATCTTTATCCCAGCAGCACCTCGCCACTACCAGCACCCCTACCACCAGCAGCACGAGGGGGACCCTGGGCCAAGCCACCCCAGAGCAGCAGAGCCTAGCTGGGCCTGAGGACAAGGAGGAAGAGCCAACCCTAGACCTAGGACCAGTCACAGAAGATACCGAGGAGGAGCCAGTCACGGGAGAGACGGAAGAGGAGGCAGCTGCCCAAGAGGAGAAGCTGGGCGACGGGAACGCAAAGGAGGGATCCAAAAGAAGGTCCGGGAGGACAACACAGAGACGTTGA